GAAAAGCTAAATGTAATTAAAGACAAATTGGAATAATCATGAAATGTTGTTGGAATATTAATGTAAAATTATTTGACAAGTGGTATCGTTTGTCATATACTGAGCCCAACACATAAAACTAATACTTCAATTAAATTTAATTAAAATTGAAGTAAGGAGGAAAAACAAGTGAAAAAGGGATTATCAAAGTTAAAAATTTTAGGATTAAGTACAAGCTTAATAATGCTATCAGCTACACAAAAGGTTTTTGCAGACCCAAACAGTGCATTAACAGGTGCAAAAACTCAATTACAAGGACAAGCTACACCAATTGTTAATAATGTTATTGTACCAATCTGTGCAGTAATACTTGTTATAATCACATTAGTGGCAATAGTTAAATCAGTTGTTGAATATAGACGTGGTGCGGGGGTTGATTTGGGACATATTGTAATACTTATAGTTGGAATAATTCTAGTTATAACCTTCCCAACTTGGGGATGGG
This is a stretch of genomic DNA from Clostridium estertheticum subsp. estertheticum. It encodes these proteins:
- a CDS encoding DUF3852 family protein gives rise to the protein MKKGLSKLKILGLSTSLIMLSATQKVFADPNSALTGAKTQLQGQATPIVNNVIVPICAVILVIITLVAIVKSVVEYRRGAGVDLGHIVILIVGIILVITFPTWGWGLIN